One stretch of Saccharopolyspora erythraea DNA includes these proteins:
- the prcB gene encoding proteasome subunit beta, with amino-acid sequence MESSSTRFPGQALPAAYLTPGSSSFTDFLRAAAPELMPGSRPVPDGAVEAPHGTTIVALTFRGGVLLAGDRRATMGNLIAQRDMEKLYVTDDYSAVGIAGTAGIALEMVRLYAIELEHYEKLEGVSLSLDGKANKLATMLRGNLQGAMAGLAVLPLFAGFDVDADDPDRAGRIVSYDITGGRYNELGGYHAVGSGSLFAKSALKKRFDPDADADAAVRTAVEALYDAADDDTATGGPDLSRRIFPSIITITGAEGATRVSEERAAEVAAEVVNGRMQNPGG; translated from the coding sequence ATGGAATCCAGCTCGACCCGGTTCCCGGGCCAGGCCCTGCCCGCCGCCTACCTCACCCCGGGATCGTCGTCGTTCACCGACTTCCTCCGGGCCGCGGCCCCGGAACTGATGCCGGGTAGCCGCCCGGTCCCCGACGGCGCCGTGGAGGCCCCGCACGGGACCACCATCGTCGCCCTCACCTTCCGCGGCGGAGTGCTGCTGGCCGGGGACCGCCGGGCGACGATGGGCAACCTCATCGCCCAGCGGGACATGGAGAAGCTCTACGTCACCGACGACTACTCCGCCGTGGGCATCGCGGGCACCGCGGGCATCGCACTGGAGATGGTGCGGCTCTACGCCATCGAACTGGAGCACTACGAGAAGCTCGAAGGCGTTTCGCTGTCGCTGGACGGCAAGGCCAACAAGCTCGCCACGATGCTGCGCGGCAACCTCCAGGGCGCGATGGCGGGCCTGGCGGTGCTGCCGCTGTTCGCGGGCTTCGACGTCGACGCCGACGATCCCGACCGCGCCGGCCGGATCGTCTCCTACGACATCACCGGCGGCCGCTACAACGAGCTCGGCGGCTACCACGCGGTCGGCTCCGGATCGCTTTTCGCCAAGTCCGCGCTGAAGAAGCGCTTCGACCCCGACGCCGACGCCGACGCCGCGGTGCGCACCGCGGTCGAGGCGCTCTACGACGCCGCCGACGACGACACCGCGACCGGCGGGCCCGACCTGTCGCGCCGGATCTTCCCGTCGATCATCACCATCACCGGCGCCGAGGGCGCGACGCGGGTGTCCGAGGAGCGTGCGGCCGAGGTCGCCGCCGAGGTCGTCAACGGCCGCATGCAGAACCCGGGCGGCTGA
- a CDS encoding ubiquitin-like protein Pup produces MSQEKVQRHGGGDGEEESGPEAAGQERREKLGEDVDAILDEIDDVLEENAEDFVRAYVQKGGQ; encoded by the coding sequence ATGTCGCAGGAAAAGGTTCAGCGGCACGGCGGCGGCGACGGCGAAGAGGAATCGGGTCCCGAGGCCGCCGGTCAGGAACGTCGCGAGAAGCTCGGCGAGGACGTCGACGCCATCCTGGACGAGATCGACGACGTCCTGGAGGAGAACGCCGAGGACTTCGTCCGCGCCTACGTGCAGAAGGGCGGCCAGTAG